The Glycine soja cultivar W05 chromosome 3, ASM419377v2, whole genome shotgun sequence genome window below encodes:
- the LOC114407430 gene encoding DELLA protein RGL1-like isoform X1, whose product MEIDQFSSTDLNFKGVQVGYGSTQEDVFQGKERFSGMEFLGEIDPLPTEDGKGAKLFNDQDQKQLQEPKIDNFMLEEVNFNPDMQMQPTQLFQETTGLMKHVRVNSELVEYNKQVPPTPSLASLELLRNYGSRFKRLSEQNISTLSNIETSFDRQKMSTEEIIRVAGARYLQYSAHWNDSFYIPMHPYGLDLVGFSEEENRDIELAQFLLAAAERVGCQQFERANGLLLHCEWSSSGSASPVQRVIFHFARALRERIYKETGRMTVKGSGKNEERELIQKMDTNISIKCHLKIPFNQVMQFAGVQAIVEHVASETKIHLIDLEIRIGVQCTALMQALSERRDCVVQLLKITAIGLNSLKIMIEETGKSLTSFAESLNLPFSYNAVFVADIAEIRKDHFEIGEDEAVAVYSPYFLRSMVSRPDCMENLMRIIRNIKPVIMIVLEVEANHNSPSLVNRFIEALFFYSAYFDCLETCIKHEIECKMTIEAVLSEGIRDIVAMEGRERTVRNVKIDVWRRFFARYRMVETGFSESSLYHAHLVAKEFAFGKFCTIEKNGKGLVVGWKGTPMHSISAWRFL is encoded by the exons ATGGAAATTGACCAATTTTCTTCCACAGATTTAAATTTCAAAGGAGTCCAGGTGGGTTATGGTTCTACACAAGAGGATGTGTTCCAAGGGAAAGAGAGATTCTCTGGAATGGAATTTCTGGGAGAGATTGATCCTCTTCCTACTGAGGATGGAAAAGGAGCCAAATTGTTCAATGATCAAGATCAGAAACAGCTACAAGAACCCAAAATTGATAACTTCATGTTAGAAGAGGTTAACTTTAACCCTGATATGCAAATGCAACCAACACAACTATTTCAGGAAACCACAGGACTAATGAAACATGTTAGGGTAAATTCAGAACTAGTTGAATACAATAAGCAGGTGCCACCAACACCATCATTAGCATCCTTAGAGCTCCTGAGAAATTACGGAAGCAGGTTCAAGAGGCTAAGCGAGCAAAACATAAGCACCTTAAGCAATATTGAAACTTCCTTTGATCGCCAGAAGATGTCAACTGAAGAAATAATAAGAGTGGCTGGAGCAAG GTATCTCCAATATTCTGCACATTGGAATGATAGTTTTTACATCCCTATGCATCCATACGGGTTAGATCTAGTTGGTTTCTCTGAGGAGGAAAACAGAGACATAGAACTTGCTCAATTTCTCCTTGCTGCAGCCGAGAGGGTAGGTTGCCAACAATTTGAACGTGCAAACGGGTTACTTCTCCATTGTGAATGGAGTTCATCTGGCAGTGCAAGCCCTGTTCAAAGAGTTATCTTTCATTTCGCTCGAGCACTTCGAGAGAGAATATACAAAGAAACAGGAAGGATGACAGTTAAGGGATCagggaaaaatgaagaaagggaGTTAATTCAGAAGATGGACACTAACATTTCCATTAAATGCCATCTAAAAATTCCTTTCAATCAAGTAATGCAATTCGCTGGGGTACAAGCTATAGTGGAACATGTAGCATCTGAGACCAAAATCCATCTTATAGATCTTGAAATAAGAATTGGTGTGCAATGCACAGCTTTGATGCAAGCACTGTCTGAACGCCGGGATTGCGTAGTGCAACTTTTGAAGATAACTGCCATTGGACTTAACTCATTGAAAATCATGATAGAAGAGACTGGCAAAAGTTTAACTAGTTTTGCTGAATCCTTGAACTTACCCTTTTCATATAATGCAGTTTTTGTGGCCGACATTGCCGAAATAAGGAAAGATCATTTCGAAATTGGAGAGGATGAAGCTGTGGCTGTTTACTCTCCATATTTTCTAAGGAGCATGGTATCAAGGCCTGATTGCATGGAGAACTTGATGAGGATTATAAGAAATATCAAACCAGTTATAATGATAGTCCTTGAAGTAGAAGCAAACCATAACTCACCCTCCTTGGTGAACCGTTTCATTGAAGCATTGTTCTTCTACTCAGCATATTTTGATTGCCTTGAAACATGCATAAAACATGAGATTGAGTGCAAAATGACAATAGAAGCAGTATTATCTGAAGGGATAAGAGACATTGTTGCTATGGAAGGAAGGGAAAGGACTGTCAGAAATGTGAAGATAGATGTTTGGAGAAGGTTCTTTGCAAGGTATAGAATGGTGGAAACCGGGTTTAGTGAGTCATCTCTGTACCATGCTCACTTGGTTGCCAAAGAGTTTGCTTTTGGGAAATTCTGCACTATAGAAAAAAATGGTAAGGGTCTTGTAGTTGGATGGAAGGGGACCCCAATGCATTCAATCTCAGCTTGGAGGTTTCTTTGA
- the LOC114407430 gene encoding DELLA protein RGL1-like isoform X2, translated as MEFLGEIDPLPTEDGKGAKLFNDQDQKQLQEPKIDNFMLEEVNFNPDMQMQPTQLFQETTGLMKHVRVNSELVEYNKQVPPTPSLASLELLRNYGSRFKRLSEQNISTLSNIETSFDRQKMSTEEIIRVAGARYLQYSAHWNDSFYIPMHPYGLDLVGFSEEENRDIELAQFLLAAAERVGCQQFERANGLLLHCEWSSSGSASPVQRVIFHFARALRERIYKETGRMTVKGSGKNEERELIQKMDTNISIKCHLKIPFNQVMQFAGVQAIVEHVASETKIHLIDLEIRIGVQCTALMQALSERRDCVVQLLKITAIGLNSLKIMIEETGKSLTSFAESLNLPFSYNAVFVADIAEIRKDHFEIGEDEAVAVYSPYFLRSMVSRPDCMENLMRIIRNIKPVIMIVLEVEANHNSPSLVNRFIEALFFYSAYFDCLETCIKHEIECKMTIEAVLSEGIRDIVAMEGRERTVRNVKIDVWRRFFARYRMVETGFSESSLYHAHLVAKEFAFGKFCTIEKNGKGLVVGWKGTPMHSISAWRFL; from the exons ATGGAATTTCTGGGAGAGATTGATCCTCTTCCTACTGAGGATGGAAAAGGAGCCAAATTGTTCAATGATCAAGATCAGAAACAGCTACAAGAACCCAAAATTGATAACTTCATGTTAGAAGAGGTTAACTTTAACCCTGATATGCAAATGCAACCAACACAACTATTTCAGGAAACCACAGGACTAATGAAACATGTTAGGGTAAATTCAGAACTAGTTGAATACAATAAGCAGGTGCCACCAACACCATCATTAGCATCCTTAGAGCTCCTGAGAAATTACGGAAGCAGGTTCAAGAGGCTAAGCGAGCAAAACATAAGCACCTTAAGCAATATTGAAACTTCCTTTGATCGCCAGAAGATGTCAACTGAAGAAATAATAAGAGTGGCTGGAGCAAG GTATCTCCAATATTCTGCACATTGGAATGATAGTTTTTACATCCCTATGCATCCATACGGGTTAGATCTAGTTGGTTTCTCTGAGGAGGAAAACAGAGACATAGAACTTGCTCAATTTCTCCTTGCTGCAGCCGAGAGGGTAGGTTGCCAACAATTTGAACGTGCAAACGGGTTACTTCTCCATTGTGAATGGAGTTCATCTGGCAGTGCAAGCCCTGTTCAAAGAGTTATCTTTCATTTCGCTCGAGCACTTCGAGAGAGAATATACAAAGAAACAGGAAGGATGACAGTTAAGGGATCagggaaaaatgaagaaagggaGTTAATTCAGAAGATGGACACTAACATTTCCATTAAATGCCATCTAAAAATTCCTTTCAATCAAGTAATGCAATTCGCTGGGGTACAAGCTATAGTGGAACATGTAGCATCTGAGACCAAAATCCATCTTATAGATCTTGAAATAAGAATTGGTGTGCAATGCACAGCTTTGATGCAAGCACTGTCTGAACGCCGGGATTGCGTAGTGCAACTTTTGAAGATAACTGCCATTGGACTTAACTCATTGAAAATCATGATAGAAGAGACTGGCAAAAGTTTAACTAGTTTTGCTGAATCCTTGAACTTACCCTTTTCATATAATGCAGTTTTTGTGGCCGACATTGCCGAAATAAGGAAAGATCATTTCGAAATTGGAGAGGATGAAGCTGTGGCTGTTTACTCTCCATATTTTCTAAGGAGCATGGTATCAAGGCCTGATTGCATGGAGAACTTGATGAGGATTATAAGAAATATCAAACCAGTTATAATGATAGTCCTTGAAGTAGAAGCAAACCATAACTCACCCTCCTTGGTGAACCGTTTCATTGAAGCATTGTTCTTCTACTCAGCATATTTTGATTGCCTTGAAACATGCATAAAACATGAGATTGAGTGCAAAATGACAATAGAAGCAGTATTATCTGAAGGGATAAGAGACATTGTTGCTATGGAAGGAAGGGAAAGGACTGTCAGAAATGTGAAGATAGATGTTTGGAGAAGGTTCTTTGCAAGGTATAGAATGGTGGAAACCGGGTTTAGTGAGTCATCTCTGTACCATGCTCACTTGGTTGCCAAAGAGTTTGCTTTTGGGAAATTCTGCACTATAGAAAAAAATGGTAAGGGTCTTGTAGTTGGATGGAAGGGGACCCCAATGCATTCAATCTCAGCTTGGAGGTTTCTTTGA
- the LOC114407431 gene encoding uncharacterized protein LOC114407431 — MVAMGNNLQQKAKEIFHLFTFTLLTLLLPLSFLLLAKFSDAQYYLQTLTWYHSPQHFPYVLTLALHINPLILYVLLSIISMASLVHGLTGKIIILSDSLSSSSTFLQPRIFTAWIVLCTFQVCVGLGIEGSIEAGLYDSNDESMGFGVERRSLLSRVVFLLGLHETMHVWARVVVRPVVDDTVFGVVGREEKWVERVVEAASLGALWWWRLREDVESLVVMVEAKKEQLIDVRVSDFVGWWLYYLTVTIGMVRVVRGLVWMVTICLYRRPRATGVTSLLEHSEIDDKV; from the coding sequence ATGGTTGCCATGGGTAATaatttgcagcaaaaagccaaAGAGATCTTCCACCTCTTCACCTTCACTCTCCTCACCCTTCTCTTACCCCTCTCGTTTCTTCTCCTAGCCAAATTCTCCGATGCACAATACTATCTCCAAACCCTCACTTGGTACCATTCACCACAACACTTTCCCTACGTTTTAACTCTCGCCCTTCACATCAACCCTCTCATCCTCTACGTCCTCTTGTCCATTATCAGCATGGCTTCCCTAGTCCACGGCTTAACGGGGAAAATCATCATTTTGAGCGactcattatcatcatcaagcACTTTTCTTCAACCTCGTATATTCACAGCGTGGATTGTTCTTTGCACGTTCCAAGTTTGCGTTGGGTTGGGCATAGAGGGGAGTATTGAGGCGGGGCTCTATGACTCTAATGATGAGTCGATGGGTTTTGGCGTTGAGAGAAGAAGCTTGTTAAGCAGAGTGGTTTTCCTCTTGGGGTTGCATGAGACGATGCATGTTTGGGCAAGGGTGGTGGTGAGGCCCGTGGTGGACGACACGGTGTTCGGCGTGGTCGGGAGAGAAGAGAAATGGGTGGAGAGGGTGGTGGAGGCGGCGAGCTTAGGTGCATTGTGGTGGTGGAGGTTGAGGGAGGATGTGGAGAGTTTGGTGGTTATGGTTGAGGCCAAGAAAGAGCAATTGATAGATGTGAGAGTGAGTGATTTTGTTGGGTGGTGGCTCTATTATCTTACTGTCACAATTGGGATGGTAAGGGTTGTAAGGGGTCTTGTGTGGATGGTTACGATTTGTCTCTATAGAAGACCAAGGGCAACAGGGGTTACCTCTTTGCTGGAACATTCAGAGATTGATGATAAGGTCTAA
- the LOC114407432 gene encoding probable WRKY transcription factor 35, which translates to MDNNTSACAYPQLESEEASSEHKSETQTSKKRKMVEKTVVAVRVGEKVGKLKNEGLPSDFWSWRKYGQKPIKGSPYPRGYYKCSTSKGCSAKKQVERCRTDASMLIITYTSTHNHPCPTPITTKSTTTKEEDQEHIELEEEEEQRDNNNNKPSDEVTNEENFHYLQSPIRCSSQDIIIEQEDPFKLNTEKSHDRMDLLLEEEPLCFAQLKNLSASKNEELDFFDELEELPMSSSLLHFTRNIFSDERIPVGPS; encoded by the exons ATGGACAATAATACTAGTGCCTGTGCCTACCCCCAACTTGAGTCAGAAGAAGCATCTTCAGAGCACAAATCAGAAACTCAAACATCAAAGAAAAG GAAAATGGTTGAGAAAACAGTTGTGGCAGTGAGGGTAGGAGAGAAGGTTGGCAAGCTAAAGAATGAAGGGCTACCCTCAGATTTTTGGTCTTGGAGGAAATATGGACAAAAACCAATCAAAGGGTCTCCATATCCAAG GGGCTATTACAAGTGCAGCACATCCAAAGGTTGTTCAGCCAAAAAGCAAGTAGAGAGATGCAGAACGGATGCTTCAATGCTCATAATCACATATACCTCTACACATAACCATCCATGTCCCACTCCCATCACTACAAAATCTACCACCACAAAGGAGGAAGACCAAGAACATATAGaactagaagaagaagaagagcaaagggataataataataataagcccAGTGATGAAGTTACAAATGAAGAAAATTTTCATTACTTGCAATCTCCAATACGTTGCTCCAGCCAAGATATCATTATAGAACAAGAAGATCCTTTCAAACTAAACACGGAGAAAAGCCATGACCGAATGGATCTCCTCTTAGAGGAAGAGCCTCTTTGTTTTGCACAGCTCAAGAACTTGTCTGCTTCCAAAAACGAAGAACTTGACTTTTTCGATGAGCTTGAGGAGTTACCCATGTCTTCATCTTTGTTGCACTTTACGAGGAACATTTTTTCCGATGAAAGGATTCCCGTTGGCCCTTCTTGA